The Amycolatopsis japonica nucleotide sequence CGGTCATCGGCCGGACGTATCCGCTGGCGGAGGCGTCCGCCGCGCACTCGGACATCGAGGCGCGGCGGTACACCGGGAAGAGCCTGCTCCTGCCCTGAGCGCTCAGAACCGCAGCGGCACCGCGGGGAGGTTGGCGGCGATGACGTCCGAAACCGTCTGGAGCGGCCCCGTCCCCGCGGTGTCCGGCACGGTGAGCGCGGTGTAGACGGGCCGGTCCACCGCGAACCACGTCGCGGTGCCCTCACCCTCGACCTGCAGCCACTGGACGGTGTTGATCGTCCGCAGCTGCGAGGTCCGGGTCAGCTCCGGCGGCTTGCCGAGACCGCACCGCAGGACCACCGGATCGCCGGTGCCCCAGCCGATCGTCGCCTCGGGGGCCGGATCGGCCAGCGTCCGCCGGACCAGCGTGGTGCCGGACGACGTGAGCTCGTGGGGGAGCGCACCGATGAGTTTCGCGCATTCGGGTGACCCCGACTGCGGCGCCGGGACCGGGACGAGCGGGAGCGGACCGTCCGCCACCGGGGCGTCGGAGTCCGCGCCGCGGGTCAGCCCGAACACGGCCACGCCCGCGACGAGCAGGATCGCCAGGCAGGCGGCCGCGATCAGCAGGGGTTTCGGGGGAGCGCCGGTGTCCGTGTCAGCCACCGGACCACTACACCACCTCTCAGAGATGCACCACCGGGCAGGTCAGCGTACGCGTGATGCCCTCCACGTTCTGCACCTTGGCGACCACGAGCTGACCGAGCTGGTCGACGGTGTCGGCGGCGGCCTTGACGATGACGTCGTACGGGCCGGTGACATCCTCCGAACTGGTGACACCGGAGATGGTGGAGATCTCCGCGGCGACCGCGGCGGCTTTGCCGACCTCGGTCTGGATGAGGATGTATGCGTGGACCACGGCGCGCCCCTTCGTAAAAGTCGGCTCAAGGTAGGAACGTTGTAGCAACGTATCGCCAGCCCCGGGAAAAACCTAGGGCTTCCGACTATCGGTGATCGACATTTGTCCGGACAAGGGAAAGTGGAGGTGACGGGTGTCACCGAACGACGGCACGGTCGCCGGGACCGGTGAATTCCGGTTGATCGAAGCGGTGACGGCAGGCCGGAAGCAGCCGGAGTCGACCCTGCTCGGACCGGGGGACGACGCGGCCGTCGTGGCCAGCCCGGACGGCCGGACGGTGGCGTCCACCGACGTCCTCGTGCAGGGCGTCCACTTCCGGCTCGACTGGTCCAGTGCCGAACAGGTGGGCCGCAAGGCGGTCGCGGTGAACCTCACCGACATCGCCGCGATGGGCGCCCGCCCGACGTCCGTCCTCATGGGATTCGCCTGCCCCTCGGACACCCCGACGGCACTCGTCACCGAACTCACCCAGGGCATGTGGCTCGAAGCCGATCGCGCCGGTATCGGGATCGTCGGCGGCGACATGGTGCGCGCCGACCAGATCGTGATCAGCGTCACCGCCCTGGGCGACCTCGGCGGCCGGGAGCCGGTGACGAGGTCCGGCGCGCGTCCCGGCGACGTCGTCGCGGTCTGTGGACGGCTCGGCTGGGCGGCCGCCGGTCTCGCCGTGCTCGGCCGCGGTTTCCGGTCACCGGTCAGCGTGGTCAACGCGCAGCGCTGCCCCGAACCGGACTACGAGGCGGGCATCCGCGCGGCCGACGGCGGCGCGACGTCGATGATCGACGTGTCCGACGGGCTCCTGTCCGACCTCGGTCACATCGCCGAGGCATCCGGCGTGGGGATCGACGTACGGACGGCGGACCTCGACGTGTCGAGCAGGCTGACCGAGGTCGGCACCGCGCTCGGCGCCGACCCGCTGAAATGGGTGCTCACCGGCGGCGAGGACCACGCGTTCGCGGCCACCTTCCCCTCGTTCGCCGAACTGCCGGAGGGCTGGACCGAGATCGGCGTCGTCACCATGCCGGATTCGGGGGTCACGGTGGACGGGAAGCGGTACGGCCACGACAGCGGCTGGCAGCACTGGCGTTAAGAGCGGGAAGCCCACCAGGTCGACTCGCCGGCGACGGTGAAGCCGAGGGATTCGTACAGGGGCCTGCCCGCTTTGGACGCGGTGAGGGTCACCGGCTTTTCCGCCAAGGGGACGAGGGAACCGAGCATCACGGCTCGCCCGACGCCGCGGGAGCGGAAAGCCGGCGGCGTGCCGACCCAGTAATGGCTGCCGAAGCCGTTCTCGACGACGGTGACGCACGCCCCGGCGACCTCGCCGTCGAGCCGCGCGACGAACACCTCGACCCCCGGCTCGCGGAGCAAGGCCATGGGGAACATCTCTCCGGCGCGGTAGGGCTCGAACCGGTCGAGTTCGAAGCCCGCGATGACCGCGCGTTCGGCGCCTCGCAGGTCTTCCTCCCCGTCGACCCTGACCACCTTCATCGAGGGTTCGGCGACCGGGGAGGGAGGCCGCAACATGACGGGCATCCGCCAGCTGCGCATGTCGCCGAGGTGGCTCAGATCGGTGACGCTGAAGGGATCCTCGGCGTCCACCGGGCCCTTCGCCCGCCTGGCGAGCTCCGTGATCTCCGCCACCTCGCCGTCGGTGAGGCCGGGTTCCTGGATCAGAACGCGCAATCCCGCGCGCTCGTCACCTGCGACGGCGAGAAAACCGTTGCGGCGGATCACTTCGTGACCGCGGGAGCGGCCGGTGGCCGCCCAGAAGGCGGCGGAGTTGCGGGCCTGGCGGAGTTGCGCCTCGGCGAGGCCTGCTTCGATCGACATGAGCAGAACCTAGCGCTCGCTTCCCCGGCGGGAGGGCGGATCGCTAATCTCGCGCTCATGGACCTTCGTGTGCTGGCCTACGACCACCCCGACGCGGTGAAACTGTTGGCCGAAGCCCAGCTCGAACTGGCCGCCCGGTACGGCAGCGAAGACGAGACGCCCATGGACGCGGCGCAGTTCGCCTCGCCGAAGGGACTGTTCCTGGCCGCCTACCTCGACGACGTCCCGGTCGCGTGCGGTGCCTGGCGGGCGCACGACGGTCCGGACCCGCTGCGGCCCGGCGACGCCGAGATCAAGCGGATGTTCGTGATGGCCTCGGCGCGCGGCCGTGGCCTCGCGCGGGCGCTGCTCGCCGATCTGGAGCGGACGGCCGCCGAGGCCGGGCGGCTGCGCATGGTGCTGGAGACCGGGGACAAGCAGCCGGAGGCCATCGCGCTGTACGAGTCGGCCGGTTACCTGGAGATTCCGGGTTTCGGGTACTACAAGGACGAGCCGGAAAGCATCTGTTACGGCAAGTCGCTGGTATAGGAGGACGGATGCCGATCTACGCACTGGGTGACCTCGAACCCTCGATCCACCCGGACGCCTACGTCCATCCCGACGCGACGGTGATCGGCGACGTCCGGATCGCGGCGTTCGCGTCGGTGTGGCCGCAGACGGTGTTGCGAGGCGACCACGGGTACATCGAGATCGGCGAGCGGTCCAACGTCCAGGACGGCTGCGTCCTGCACTGCACTCGCAAGGAACCGACGATCATCGGGAAGTCCTCCGCCGTCGGGCATTCCGTGCACATCGAGGGCGCGCGGATCGGCGAAGGCTGCCTGATCGCTTCGGGATCGGTGGTGCTGAACGGAACCGTCGTCGAGGACGGCGGGATGGTCGGCGCGGGCGCCGTTCTTTCCTATGGTTCCTATGTGGACAGTGGGTATATCGCGCTCGGTGTCCCGGCGAAGACACGGCCGAACACGTCGTTCGGGCCGGACATGATCAAGCTCGTGGTGGACGGGTATGTCGAGAGGGCTGCCCGGTTCCGGGTCGAACTTCGGCGGCTCGACCCACGTGAGTAAGCTCGCACGCCGTGACCGCACGACCGCTGCAGGACATCGTCGAAGCAGGCTGGGCGCA carries:
- a CDS encoding Lrp/AsnC ligand binding domain-containing protein — translated: MVHAYILIQTEVGKAAAVAAEISTISGVTSSEDVTGPYDVIVKAAADTVDQLGQLVVAKVQNVEGITRTLTCPVVHL
- a CDS encoding DUF3515 domain-containing protein; amino-acid sequence: MADTDTGAPPKPLLIAAACLAILLVAGVAVFGLTRGADSDAPVADGPLPLVPVPAPQSGSPECAKLIGALPHELTSSGTTLVRRTLADPAPEATIGWGTGDPVVLRCGLGKPPELTRTSQLRTINTVQWLQVEGEGTATWFAVDRPVYTALTVPDTAGTGPLQTVSDVIAANLPAVPLRF
- a CDS encoding GNAT family N-acetyltransferase; amino-acid sequence: MSIEAGLAEAQLRQARNSAAFWAATGRSRGHEVIRRNGFLAVAGDERAGLRVLIQEPGLTDGEVAEITELARRAKGPVDAEDPFSVTDLSHLGDMRSWRMPVMLRPPSPVAEPSMKVVRVDGEEDLRGAERAVIAGFELDRFEPYRAGEMFPMALLREPGVEVFVARLDGEVAGACVTVVENGFGSHYWVGTPPAFRSRGVGRAVMLGSLVPLAEKPVTLTASKAGRPLYESLGFTVAGESTWWASRS
- a CDS encoding thiamine-phosphate kinase, producing the protein MSPNDGTVAGTGEFRLIEAVTAGRKQPESTLLGPGDDAAVVASPDGRTVASTDVLVQGVHFRLDWSSAEQVGRKAVAVNLTDIAAMGARPTSVLMGFACPSDTPTALVTELTQGMWLEADRAGIGIVGGDMVRADQIVISVTALGDLGGREPVTRSGARPGDVVAVCGRLGWAAAGLAVLGRGFRSPVSVVNAQRCPEPDYEAGIRAADGGATSMIDVSDGLLSDLGHIAEASGVGIDVRTADLDVSSRLTEVGTALGADPLKWVLTGGEDHAFAATFPSFAELPEGWTEIGVVTMPDSGVTVDGKRYGHDSGWQHWR
- a CDS encoding gamma carbonic anhydrase family protein; the protein is MPIYALGDLEPSIHPDAYVHPDATVIGDVRIAAFASVWPQTVLRGDHGYIEIGERSNVQDGCVLHCTRKEPTIIGKSSAVGHSVHIEGARIGEGCLIASGSVVLNGTVVEDGGMVGAGAVLSYGSYVDSGYIALGVPAKTRPNTSFGPDMIKLVVDGYVERAARFRVELRRLDPRE
- a CDS encoding GNAT family N-acetyltransferase, with amino-acid sequence MDLRVLAYDHPDAVKLLAEAQLELAARYGSEDETPMDAAQFASPKGLFLAAYLDDVPVACGAWRAHDGPDPLRPGDAEIKRMFVMASARGRGLARALLADLERTAAEAGRLRMVLETGDKQPEAIALYESAGYLEIPGFGYYKDEPESICYGKSLV